Sequence from the Fusobacterium periodonticum 1_1_41FAA genome:
GGATTATAGTTCTTTCTTCATCAGTTAAACTATCCCAACATTTCTTTGAAATACATACTGCAGATACTCCTAATAAGTGACGAGTTAAAGAGTATTCTTTAACGTTTTCATATTGTTTTGTTCCATAGTAACTTAAGATAGATCCTTCAAGTCCATCTATAACTCCTTGTTGTAAAGCAGCATAAGTATCTGGATAAGGCATTGCTACTGGGTTTCCTCCCATAGCTTCTATAGTATAAGTATATAATTGGCTAGTAGGAACTCTTAATTTTAATCCTTTCATATCTTCAGGAGTTTTTATAGGTTTTTTGGCTTCAATATTTCTAAATCCAAATAACCAATCTAAAGATAGAACTTTAATTCCTTTTTCAAGTGCTTGAGCATTTAAGTCTTGAACTAATGGAGTTCTTACCATTCTTAAATATTCTTCAAAACTTTGATATAGCATAGGACCAGTTACAGCATTATAATCTGGAATATAGTCTCCTAAGAAGTTAACTCCATCAACTAATATCCAATCTGAACCATTTGCAACTTGTTCCATACCATCTTTACCTATAGGTAAAGTTCCACTTGTGAATAATTGTAATTCTAAACTTCCATTACTTCTTGCATTGATAGCTTCAACAACTTTAACTAATGATTTAGCTGTTTGTTCATCATCAACGAATTTTGTAGTAACTTTAATAACTCTTGCTTCTTTTTTAGCTTCTCCCCCTTCTTTAGTTGCTTCTTCTTTTTTTCCACCACAAGCAACTAATAATAAAGTGAAAAGTGATAAAAAAATTAAAGATAAGATCTTTTTCATGACTTCCTCCTGTTTTCCTCTAATATCTAGTTTTTATTTTCTGAAATCAATTATTAAAAACTCTTGATTTCTACATACCAACTCATATTAACACATGCTCATATATATGTCAACAAATTTATGAAAATTTTATAATTTTTTAATTTTATTTGTTTTAAAAAAGTACATTTTTACAATTATAATTCAAAAGCAAAAAATTATAATGTCTTTTTTACTTTCATTTCTAAAAATGATATAATAAAAATAAATCATGAACTGATATTTTATATAGATAGGTGATAATATGACTAGAGATGAAAAGTTAAATAAATTGATTGAAGATATAAAAAATGATGAGGAAAATAAAAAATACACTGAGCAAGGTATTGATCCTCTTTTTTCTGCTCCTAAGGAAGCAAGGATAGTTATTGTAGGGCAAGCTCCTGGCTTAAAAGCTCAAGAAAATAAATTGTATTGGAAAGATAAAAGTGGAGATAAATTAAGACTTTGGACTGGTATAGATGAAAAGACTTTCTATAGTTCTAATTTACTTGCTATTATTCCTATGGACTTCTATTATCCTGGTAAAGGGAAGAGTGGAGATCTTCCACCAAGAAAAGATTTTGGAGAAAAGTGGCATAATAAGATTTTAGAATTACTTCCTAATGTTGAATTATTTATATTGATTGGAAAATATGCACAAGAATTCTATTTAAACGGGCGAACTAAAGAAAATTTAACAGAGACTGTTCATTCTTATAAAGAATATCTCCCTAAATTTTTTCCTATAGTTCACCCTTCACCTTTAAATATTGGATGGTTAAAGAAAAACCCTTGGTTTGAAAAAGAAGTTGTACCTGAATTAAAAGAAATGGTAACAAAAATTATGAAAAAATAGTTACATCTCCAATGTAATCTTTGTTCCCTTTCCAAGTTCACTATCAACTTGAATATCAATATCTAATAAAGAAAGTATTTCATTTACAATAGAAAGTCCTAAACCATAACTTTTGATTTCTCTATTTCTGGCTTCATCTTCTCTGTAGAATCTTTCAAAAATATGTGGTAGGGCTTCTTTTGATATTCCTAGCCCAAAATCTTCTATTATAACTTTAATTTTTCTTCCTTTTTCTAGTATAACATTCACTGGATTATTATTTCCATATTTTATTGCATTCTCAATTAAATTCTTAAATAGTAGTCTTAAAAGAGCATCATCTGAATCTATAAAAATTTCAGCAGAACTATAATTTATAAGTTGATCAGGATAGGCAAAATTTAAATTATCTATCGTTTCTTTTAAAATAGTATCTAAATTTACAGATTTTTTTTCTACAACTAAATTTTTACTTTTAGCTAAAAATAAAAGTTTTTCAGTTAAGTCTTGCATATTTTGTATTTCTTTTTTTAAAACAATCAAACTTTCATCAAGAACTTCCTTATCATTTTTCCCCCAGTCATTAAGCATATCCACATAACCTTTTAAAACAAAGATTGGAGTTTTCAATTCATGAGAAGCATTATTCACAAAATTACTTTGTGATTGAGATTGTTCTTCAAGTCTTGTTAACATGTTCTTAAAAGATTTTTGTAAAATACTAAATTCAATAAAATTTTCTTCATTATGAATTTTAATTTTAGAATTAAAATCATAGTCTTGAGTAAAAATTTTTAAATTGTCTATTGAATTTTTAAATTTATCAAAAAATTTCTTTTGAATTTTAATAATTATAAATAGACAGAAAAGTAAAAAGAATACAAAACTAGCAAAGGCATTTATAATAAGTTTTCTATCTCTAACATTTCTTCTTGTTATATTAACTTTCACTTCATTAAAATTATCAGGTTGATAAATTTTTGTGACCGAATAATAGTCTAAAAAGTTATGTCTCCTATCTGGTAAGTATGGTGCTTTAGCATATTTTTTATCATTATAGAATATTTCTAAGTACACATCACGAAGTTTAGGAGCTTCATCTATTATTTCCATCAAAATTTCTTCCTTTGACTTAGAAGATGTATCTGTTCTTTCATCTAAAGCGGTCATTTCATACTCAATATATTCTTCTACAAGTTTTATATCATTTTCATTTTCTTTCCAAAGATAAATCGAAAAATTTATTATGATAAAAACAGAGAATACAGTAAATAAAAATATAACCCAATAGTATGTTTTTAATAATTCTTTAGATATCTTTTTCATTTTTTAATCCTCTTTATATTGAAATATATAACCAAAACCGCGAATAGTATGTATGTATTTACTTTCTGTATCCATCTTTTTTCTAAGTGAATTGATATATACATCTACAATTTTCTCTTCCCCATCAAAATCATAGCCCCAAACTCCAGTTAGAATTTTCTCTCTTGAACAAGAGATTGCCCTATTTTTCATAAAATATTCTAATATTAAAAATTCAGTTTTTGTAAGACTTATTTCTTTTTGATTGATAAATACTTTTTTAGTTGTTAAATCTAATTTTATTTCATTTTCAAAATATATTTGTTTATCACTAGAATTTTCTCTATTTCTTGTTACAACCCTTATTCTAGCTAATAATTCTTCTATAGCAAAAGGTTTACAGATATAATCATTAGCACCTAAATCTAAAAGTTCAACCTTATCTAAAACATTGTCTTTAGCTGTTGTAATTATAATAGGAGTATCTGTTAATTTTCTAAATTCTTGACATAGTTCTTTTCCAGATTTTTTAGGTAGCATTAAATCCAACAAAACAACATCATAAGAATTTTTTGTAAATAACTCTAGTCCTTCTTCACCATCATAAGCCGAACTTACCATATAGCCCTTGTGTTTTAATTCTAACGATAATAATCTTTGTATATTTTTATCATCTTCAATTATTAATATTTTATTCATATCCATCACCCAAAAAAATAATATCATAAATATTAATTTTTTACTAGATTTTAACCAATTTTTAATAAATCTATGTTATAATAGAAATGAAAAATAAATTAGAAACAGAATTATTCTTGGTTAAAATCACAGTTACATACTCATAAAGTATAGTAACTATGTAATACATTAATCATAGATTTTGACAATATAGTAAGCGTTTTAATATAAGGAGATTTTGAAATGTTTTCAACAAGAAGAAAAGATATATTTGTCTTAGTAGTTCTTTCACTTTTTGCTTATTTATCAATTATTGCAATAAGAGAAATAGATAGTGCAGAAGCAAGAAATTTTATAGCAGCACGTGAGATGCTAGAAAATTCTAGTTGGTGGTCTCCAACAGTAAATGGACATTTTTATTTTGAAAATCCTCCATTACCAACATGGTTAACAGCCATTATAATGATGATAACGCGTTCTCATTCAGAGGCTATTTTAAGAATACCAAATATGCTTTGTTGCATTTTTACGGTTTTATTTTTATATAGAAGTATGATTAGAATAAAAAAAGACAGACTATTTGCCTTTTTATGTTCTTTTGTTTTACTTAGTACCTTTATGTTTATAAAGTTAGGAGCAGAAAATACCTGGGATATTTATACTTATACCTTTGCTTTCTGTGCTTCACTAGCTTTTTACTTATATGTGAGAGATGGGCAAAGAAAAAATTTATATAGAATGGCAATACTTATTTTTCTTTCCTTTTTAAGTAAGGGTCCTGTAGGTTTCTATTCTGTTTTTATTCCTTTTTTACTTGCTCATTATATTATTTTTCCAAAAGAAATATTTAAGAAAAGAACTTTTTTTGTTCTTTTAACTTTAGTTATTAGTATTGCTCTTTCATTAATTTGGGCTTTTTCTATGTTTTTTAATCATGGAGATTTCTTTTTATCTATTGTTAAAGATGAAGTTAATGCTTGGGCAACAAAACATCACCGTAGCTTTATCTTCTATACAGATTATTTTGTCTATATGGGTTCTTGGCTATTCTTCTCTATCTTTGTTATCTTTAAAATACCTGAGAAAAAAGAAGAAAAAGTTTTTTGGCTTTGGACTATATTATCTTTAATTTTTATATCTATCATACAAATGAAGAAAAAAAGATATGGTCTACCTATATATTTGACATCATCTATAACTATTGGACAACTATGTATATATTATTTTAGAAAAACTTATGCTGAACTAAAAAAGAGAGAAAAAACTTTACTTATAATACAACAATTATTTTTACTTTTTGTAATTTTTGCAAGTTTAATTTTCTTAACTTATTTTGGTTATATAAAGAAAGAGATTTCTTTTGGATTATTTTTTCTTTATGCTGCCTTACATCTTTTATTCTTATTTCTATTCGCAGTTGGTTATACAGAGATAAGTTATGCAAAAAGAGTTATAATTTTCTCAGGTTTAACTATGTTACTTGTAAATTTTAGTTCTTCTTGGATACTTGAAAGCAAGTTTATGCAAAATAACCTATTAAAATTTAGAATGCCTATAGATGAGGAAATTTTAAAAAGTTCTGATCCTATATATGCAGAAGCTTATGATATTGAAGATGTTTGGAAATTAGGAAAACAAATAAAAACTTTAAATAAAAATATGCCTGATGAAAGAGAAATCATATTTTTAGGAAAAGAGGAACCTAAAAGTTTATCTAAAGTCTATGAAGTAAAAAAAGTTTATGAATATCAAAAAGTTACTCATAAAATGGAAAGAATATATATATTAGAAAGAATTTACTAATACAATGCTAAATTACTAAAAAATTGAAAAAATAATTGACATGGGGCTGTTACAAATTCATAAAAAGTAAGATTATAATGTGCAACAGTCCCATAACATTTCTTGTAAGGAGGAGATAATTATGAAAGAAAAATATATTTATCCTTGTGTAGTTTATGAGGAAGATGGTATATATTATGCAAATTTTAAAGATTTTGATGCTTGTTTTACAGACGGAGAAAATATAGAAGAAGTCATAATTAATGCTAAGGATGTACTAGAAGGAACTATTTTTAGCTTATTAAAAAATAATTTAGAAGTACCTAAACCAACATTAACAAAACCAAATTTAGAAAACAATGAATTTTTAGTTTATATAGATATTTGACTAACACCAATTATTGATAAAGTAAAAAATCAAACAATATAGAAAACATTGACTATACCTAAATGGCTAAATGATGAAGCTGAAAAACATTCTCTGAACCTCTCACGACTGACACCCTACGAGTGCTAGAGTCGCGAGGTTCTTAAGTACTATTTAGTTTCTTTTGAATATCTAATATTCAAATACTAGCTAATTTCCTTAAGACTTTAATGGACAAACTCTCCATTGAGAATATTTACGTCCTATTGGCTCGGTTCAAAACCAGTTTTTATTTTAAAATCCCATACATTTTAATGTTTTTACATTTCCTTTTTTTATTCTTTCAATTTCTTCATTATGCAATTTAACAAAAATTTTTAAATTCTTTTTGTGCTTTTTCTATATTTACTTNNNNNNNNNNNNNNNNNNNNNNNNNNNNNNNNNNNNNNNNNNNNNNNNNNNNNNNNNNNNNNNNNNNNNNNNNNNNNNNNNNNNNNNNNNNNNNNNNNNNNNNNNNNNNNNNNNNNNNNNNNNNNNNNNNNNNNNNNNNNNNNNNNNNNNNNNNNNNNNNNNNNNNNNNNNNNNNNNNNNNNNNNNNNNNNNNNNNNNNNNNNNNNNNNNNNNNNNNNNNNNNNNNNNNNNNNNNNNNNNNNNNNNNNNNNNNNNNNNNNNNNNNNNNNNNNNNNNNNNNNNNNNNNNNNNNNNNNNNNNNNNNNNNNNNNNNNNNNNNNNNNNNNNNNNNNNNNNNNNNNNNNNNNNNNNNNNNNNNNNNNNNNNNNNNNNNNNNNNNNNNNNNNNNNNNNNNNNNNNNNNNNNNNNNNNNNNNNNNNNNNNNNNNNNNNNNNNNNNNNNNNNNNNNNNNNNNNNNNNNNNNNNNNNNNNNNNNNNNNNNNNNNNNNNNNNNNNNNNNNNNNNNNNNNNNNNNNNNNNNNNNNNNNNNNNNNNNNNNNNNNNNNNNNNNNNNNNNNNNNNNNNNNNNNNNNNNNNNNNNNNNNNNNNNNNNNNNNNNNNNNNNNNNNNNNNNNNNNNNNNNNNNNNNNNNNNNNNNNNNNNNNNNNNNNNNNNNNNNNNNNNNNNNNNNNNNNNNNNNNNNNNNNNNNNNNNNNNNNNNNNNNNNNNNNNNNNNNNNNNNNNNNNNNNNNNNNNNNNNNNNNNNNNNNNNNNNNNNNNNNNNNNNNNNNNNNNNNNNNNNNNNNNNNNNNNNNNNNNNNNNNNNNNNNNNNNNNNNNNNNNNNNNNNNNNNNNNNNNNNNNNNNNNNNNNNNNNNNNNNNNNNNNNN
This genomic interval carries:
- the dctP gene encoding C4-dicarboxylate TRAP transporter substrate-binding protein; this encodes MKKILSLIFLSLFTLLLVACGGKKEEATKEGGEAKKEARVIKVTTKFVDDEQTAKSLVKVVEAINARSNGSLELQLFTSGTLPIGKDGMEQVANGSDWILVDGVNFLGDYIPDYNAVTGPMLYQSFEEYLRMVRTPLVQDLNAQALEKGIKVLSLDWLFGFRNIEAKKPIKTPEDMKGLKLRVPTSQLYTYTIEAMGGNPVAMPYPDTYAALQQGVIDGLEGSILSYYGTKQYENVKEYSLTRHLLGVSAVCISKKCWDSLTDEERTIIQEEFDKGAQDNLTETQRLEDEQAQALKDNGVTFHEVDAEAFNKAVAPVYEKFPKWTPGIYNKIMENLTQIREDIKNGK
- a CDS encoding type II toxin-antitoxin system HicB family antitoxin; this translates as MKEKYIYPCVVYEEDGIYYANFKDFDACFTDGENIEEVIINAKDVLEGTIFSLLKNNLEVPKPTLTKPNLENNEFLVYIDI
- a CDS encoding uracil-DNA glycosylase family protein, with amino-acid sequence MTRDEKLNKLIEDIKNDEENKKYTEQGIDPLFSAPKEARIVIVGQAPGLKAQENKLYWKDKSGDKLRLWTGIDEKTFYSSNLLAIIPMDFYYPGKGKSGDLPPRKDFGEKWHNKILELLPNVELFILIGKYAQEFYLNGRTKENLTETVHSYKEYLPKFFPIVHPSPLNIGWLKKNPWFEKEVVPELKEMVTKIMKK
- a CDS encoding response regulator transcription factor, encoding MNKILIIEDDKNIQRLLSLELKHKGYMVSSAYDGEEGLELFTKNSYDVVLLDLMLPKKSGKELCQEFRKLTDTPIIITTAKDNVLDKVELLDLGANDYICKPFAIEELLARIRVVTRNRENSSDKQIYFENEIKLDLTTKKVFINQKEISLTKTEFLILEYFMKNRAISCSREKILTGVWGYDFDGEEKIVDVYINSLRKKMDTESKYIHTIRGFGYIFQYKED
- a CDS encoding ArnT family glycosyltransferase, producing MFSTRRKDIFVLVVLSLFAYLSIIAIREIDSAEARNFIAAREMLENSSWWSPTVNGHFYFENPPLPTWLTAIIMMITRSHSEAILRIPNMLCCIFTVLFLYRSMIRIKKDRLFAFLCSFVLLSTFMFIKLGAENTWDIYTYTFAFCASLAFYLYVRDGQRKNLYRMAILIFLSFLSKGPVGFYSVFIPFLLAHYIIFPKEIFKKRTFFVLLTLVISIALSLIWAFSMFFNHGDFFLSIVKDEVNAWATKHHRSFIFYTDYFVYMGSWLFFSIFVIFKIPEKKEEKVFWLWTILSLIFISIIQMKKKRYGLPIYLTSSITIGQLCIYYFRKTYAELKKREKTLLIIQQLFLLFVIFASLIFLTYFGYIKKEISFGLFFLYAALHLLFLFLFAVGYTEISYAKRVIIFSGLTMLLVNFSSSWILESKFMQNNLLKFRMPIDEEILKSSDPIYAEAYDIEDVWKLGKQIKTLNKNMPDEREIIFLGKEEPKSLSKVYEVKKVYEYQKVTHKMERIYILERIY
- a CDS encoding sensor histidine kinase, with translation MKKISKELLKTYYWVIFLFTVFSVFIIINFSIYLWKENENDIKLVEEYIEYEMTALDERTDTSSKSKEEILMEIIDEAPKLRDVYLEIFYNDKKYAKAPYLPDRRHNFLDYYSVTKIYQPDNFNEVKVNITRRNVRDRKLIINAFASFVFFLLFCLFIIIKIQKKFFDKFKNSIDNLKIFTQDYDFNSKIKIHNEENFIEFSILQKSFKNMLTRLEEQSQSQSNFVNNASHELKTPIFVLKGYVDMLNDWGKNDKEVLDESLIVLKKEIQNMQDLTEKLLFLAKSKNLVVEKKSVNLDTILKETIDNLNFAYPDQLINYSSAEIFIDSDDALLRLLFKNLIENAIKYGNNNPVNVILEKGRKIKVIIEDFGLGISKEALPHIFERFYREDEARNREIKSYGLGLSIVNEILSLLDIDIQVDSELGKGTKITLEM